The Thermoclostridium stercorarium subsp. stercorarium DSM 8532 genome contains a region encoding:
- a CDS encoding DUF2974 domain-containing protein — protein MRNIIDYAAEQADKFQNRRFNAVDSLILAQLSYLNFDGFVPGMPVNEKPVRIAEIAQRENIDSLFRNVRDGDSNRRLFKAVASSPRFRDTQLTFYVNKIDFQAEQQFSAITFLLDDGTVYIAYRGTDATFVGWKEDFNMGFISPVPSQEEGVKYLNAVAGMIPGDLKIGGHSKGGNIAVYSAIKCPRYIQDRITHVFNHDGPGFREEFYQCGEYLNMRERIHKTLPQSSLIGMLLHNQEKYSVVKSNRFWIMQHDPFSWLVESSDFCYVGTVNSSAMFMNTTLNKWISSLDDSKRELFVDTLYQVIQATGATTFYDLTDDWQKKAAAALKAIKGIDEETKIFVLKTIGSIFVLAARNLWDSRSGVNGDRTG, from the coding sequence ATGAGGAATATCATTGACTATGCTGCAGAGCAGGCTGACAAATTTCAAAACAGGCGGTTTAACGCGGTTGACAGCCTTATTCTGGCACAGCTTTCATACCTCAATTTTGACGGTTTTGTGCCAGGAATGCCTGTAAACGAAAAACCGGTAAGAATCGCGGAAATAGCGCAGAGAGAAAACATTGATTCCTTATTCCGCAATGTGCGGGACGGAGACAGCAACCGAAGGCTTTTCAAAGCCGTTGCAAGCAGTCCAAGGTTTCGTGATACCCAATTGACTTTTTATGTAAATAAAATAGATTTTCAGGCCGAACAGCAGTTTTCAGCCATTACGTTTTTGCTGGACGACGGAACGGTGTATATAGCTTACCGCGGAACCGACGCTACCTTCGTAGGATGGAAGGAAGATTTTAACATGGGATTTATAAGCCCGGTTCCGTCACAGGAAGAAGGCGTAAAGTATCTTAACGCCGTGGCGGGGATGATTCCCGGCGATCTAAAAATAGGGGGACATTCAAAAGGTGGAAACATAGCGGTATATTCAGCCATAAAGTGTCCCCGGTATATTCAGGACAGAATTACCCACGTATTTAACCATGACGGCCCGGGATTTAGGGAAGAATTCTACCAATGCGGTGAATATTTGAACATGAGGGAACGTATACATAAGACCTTGCCGCAGTCTTCGCTGATCGGAATGCTTTTGCACAATCAGGAGAAGTATTCGGTGGTAAAGAGCAACCGATTCTGGATTATGCAGCACGATCCTTTTTCATGGCTGGTTGAAAGCAGTGATTTCTGCTATGTCGGCACGGTGAACAGCAGCGCGATGTTCATGAATACGACATTGAACAAATGGATAAGTTCCTTGGACGACAGCAAGCGTGAATTGTTCGTTGATACCCTTTATCAGGTGATACAAGCCACAGGCGCGACCACTTTTTACGATCTGACGGATGACTGGCAGAAAAAAGCCGCTGCCGCCCTTAAGGCAATCAAGGGAATTGATGAGGAGACAAAAATATTCGTCCTGAAAACCATTGGTTCCATTTTTGTTCTTGCGGCGAGAAATTTATGGGACAGCCGTTCAGGGGTTAACGGAGACAGGACAGGCTAA
- the dcd gene encoding dCTP deaminase — MILSGLEIKKHLGKEIIIDPFDEKCLNPNSYNLRLHNELLVYEEEILDMKKPNRTRKIIIPEDGLVLEPGRLYLGRTLEYTKTEGYVPMLEGRSSIGRLGLFIHVTAGFGDVGFSGYWTLEIHCVQPIRIYPGVEICQIYYHSIEGDYVKYYNGKYQNNKGIQPSLLYLDFEKK; from the coding sequence TTGATACTTTCGGGCCTTGAAATTAAAAAACACTTAGGTAAGGAAATTATAATAGATCCTTTTGATGAAAAATGTTTAAATCCCAACAGTTATAACCTCAGGCTGCACAACGAGCTTCTTGTTTATGAAGAAGAAATACTTGACATGAAAAAGCCGAATAGAACCAGAAAAATCATTATCCCTGAAGATGGACTTGTACTGGAACCCGGAAGGCTTTATTTGGGAAGGACACTGGAATACACGAAAACTGAAGGATATGTTCCGATGCTTGAAGGACGTTCCTCGATAGGCAGACTCGGGCTTTTCATTCATGTAACGGCAGGGTTCGGCGATGTTGGTTTCAGCGGCTACTGGACTCTTGAAATACACTGTGTCCAGCCAATAAGAATTTATCCCGGAGTGGAAATATGCCAGATATATTACCACTCCATTGAGGGAGATTATGTAAAGTATTACAACGGGAAATATCAGAACAACAAAGGCATACAGCCAAGTTTGCTTTACCTGGATTTTGAAAAGAAATAA
- a CDS encoding methylglyoxal synthase: MKIGKQKTIALIAHDNRKKDLVEWVKRRKEVLSRHFLCGTGTTAALITKETDLPVRAYKSGPLGGDQQIGALIAEGKVDFMIFFWDPLTAQPHDPDVKALLRIAVLYDIPVAMNQCTADFLITSPLMEEEYENNVLTYKSRIEKW; this comes from the coding sequence ATGAAAATAGGAAAACAAAAAACCATAGCCCTGATTGCCCATGACAACAGAAAGAAAGATTTGGTTGAATGGGTGAAGCGCAGAAAAGAAGTATTGAGCAGACACTTTTTATGCGGCACGGGCACAACTGCGGCATTAATTACAAAGGAAACCGATCTTCCGGTAAGGGCTTATAAAAGCGGCCCGCTGGGCGGTGATCAGCAGATCGGGGCACTTATAGCCGAAGGAAAAGTGGATTTTATGATCTTTTTCTGGGACCCGCTTACCGCTCAGCCCCACGATCCTGACGTTAAAGCCCTTCTGAGAATAGCGGTTTTGTACGACATACCCGTTGCAATGAACCAGTGTACCGCCGATTTTCTTATAACCTCTCCGCTGATGGAAGAAGAATACGAAAATAATGTACTTACCTACAAAAGCCGGATTGAAAAGTGGTAA
- a CDS encoding M23 family metallopeptidase, which produces MSQRGFYNDDKEWTRKIKEFFKESGFYLLVVIGLCVLAVGAVYFTTNHLITSPEQYDDDLVPNETSLDNENEDENYALADDETKDVDKSAIEQLQNPEKRFHYETGLNTTPETDSETDGNLVTGSNDNTEDRQQTALNEVETIAKPTITPTVAPTHAPLKPQEPENENRSEQSGDSQEVINLFGKKPTFILPVEGKIITDYAMDRLLYSKTLDEWRTHSGIDIEAPRGEAVKAVADGYIKEIKEDPCYGITIVIDHENGYKSIYSNLASANMVSVNQKVKAGDVISSVGNTAIFEIADPPHLHFEMYKDDKLIDPKTVLPFSGN; this is translated from the coding sequence GTGAGTCAGAGAGGTTTTTACAATGACGATAAAGAGTGGACCCGGAAGATTAAGGAGTTTTTTAAGGAGAGCGGTTTTTATCTCCTGGTTGTGATAGGCTTATGCGTTCTGGCAGTGGGCGCGGTCTATTTTACTACAAATCATCTCATCACTTCACCGGAACAATACGATGACGATTTGGTCCCCAACGAAACATCGCTGGATAATGAAAATGAAGACGAGAATTACGCTTTGGCTGATGATGAAACAAAAGATGTGGATAAATCCGCGATTGAACAGCTGCAAAATCCCGAAAAAAGATTTCATTATGAAACCGGTTTGAATACCACACCTGAAACAGACAGTGAAACCGATGGAAATCTGGTAACCGGAAGCAATGATAATACGGAAGACAGACAACAAACGGCCCTGAATGAGGTTGAAACAATCGCCAAACCCACGATAACGCCAACCGTAGCACCCACACATGCCCCCTTAAAGCCGCAGGAGCCAGAAAATGAAAACAGGTCTGAGCAAAGCGGAGATTCCCAGGAAGTTATAAACCTGTTCGGAAAAAAACCCACTTTTATATTGCCTGTTGAAGGCAAAATCATTACCGATTATGCAATGGACAGACTGCTTTACTCCAAAACCCTTGACGAATGGAGAACACACAGCGGAATAGACATTGAAGCTCCCAGGGGCGAAGCAGTGAAAGCCGTGGCCGACGGTTATATAAAGGAGATAAAGGAAGATCCCTGCTATGGCATTACCATTGTAATAGATCACGAAAACGGTTATAAATCCATATATTCAAACCTGGCGAGCGCAAACATGGTAAGCGTAAACCAGAAAGTCAAAGCCGGTGATGTGATTTCCAGCGTAGGAAACACAGCAATATTCGAAATTGCCGATCCACCGCATCTGCATTTCGAAATGTATAAGGATGACAAACTGATTGATCCTAAAACCGTATTGCCTTTTTCCGGCAATTAA
- the tadA gene encoding tRNA adenosine(34) deaminase TadA — MFNKFMAEAIEEAKKALAEDEVPVGAVITHRGKIIAAAHNLRETLNRATAHAEILAIEKACSILNSWYLTDCDLYVTLEPCIMCAGAIVNARIRSLYFGAFDPKAGACGSVIDVFRLKELNHRVTVYAGIMEDECASLLTKFFRSKR; from the coding sequence ATGTTTAACAAGTTCATGGCAGAAGCGATAGAAGAAGCGAAAAAAGCCCTTGCTGAAGATGAAGTTCCCGTTGGGGCGGTGATTACGCATCGGGGCAAAATTATAGCCGCGGCCCATAACCTACGGGAAACCCTTAACAGGGCCACCGCCCATGCTGAAATTCTCGCAATTGAAAAAGCATGCAGCATTCTGAACAGCTGGTACCTTACCGACTGCGACTTGTATGTTACCCTTGAACCGTGCATTATGTGCGCGGGAGCAATTGTCAATGCAAGAATAAGAAGCCTTTATTTCGGCGCCTTTGACCCAAAAGCCGGAGCCTGCGGTTCGGTGATTGACGTTTTCAGGCTGAAGGAACTCAATCACCGCGTCACCGTTTACGCAGGAATAATGGAGGATGAATGCGCTTCGCTGCTGACGAAATTCTTCAGGTCAAAACGGTAA
- a CDS encoding phosphatidate cytidylyltransferase: protein MLKTRVITGAVIAVVIAVVLLLSHIPWVLDITIICLSVQAVYELFRATGMIRNKPFYFLTSILALFVSLITVPQYRYIIAALFVTAVMLFAYLMANVRNIKCVGKLVCGIIAVLIVFFFKTMSVIRMMENGLFLLGTVFVVSAMTDIMAYFIGKGFGRHRLAPVLSPKKTVEGSVGGTVTAVLTLLLIAVILENNAVISANFGILLLYLLTASLIGQFGDLAMSSVKRIAGIKDYGNLLPGHGGILDRFDSLLFVLPYTYLFCMFIGPFLN from the coding sequence ATGCTGAAAACAAGGGTTATTACGGGTGCAGTTATAGCAGTGGTTATAGCGGTGGTTTTGCTTTTGTCCCATATTCCGTGGGTTTTGGATATAACAATTATATGCCTTTCGGTACAGGCTGTTTATGAGCTCTTTCGGGCTACAGGCATGATCCGGAATAAGCCGTTTTATTTTCTTACCTCAATATTGGCTTTATTTGTGTCTTTAATTACCGTTCCGCAATACCGGTACATCATTGCGGCACTTTTTGTCACGGCCGTTATGCTTTTTGCGTATCTTATGGCAAACGTAAGAAACATAAAATGTGTCGGGAAATTAGTATGTGGTATTATTGCCGTTTTGATTGTTTTCTTCTTTAAAACAATGTCTGTAATCCGGATGATGGAAAACGGGCTGTTCCTGCTTGGAACTGTCTTCGTTGTGTCCGCCATGACCGACATTATGGCTTATTTCATAGGGAAGGGTTTTGGCAGACACAGGCTTGCGCCGGTTTTAAGCCCGAAGAAAACGGTCGAGGGCAGCGTCGGAGGAACGGTTACGGCGGTTTTGACGCTTCTGCTGATTGCCGTAATACTGGAAAATAATGCCGTAATTTCGGCGAATTTCGGTATACTTTTGTTATACCTGCTTACGGCTTCGCTGATCGGACAGTTCGGGGATCTTGCAATGTCATCGGTTAAAAGAATTGCCGGGATAAAGGATTACGGAAATTTGCTTCCGGGACACGGCGGAATCCTTGATCGCTTTGACAGCCTCTTGTTTGTACTGCCGTATACATATTTGTTCTGTATGTTTATAGGGCCGTTTCTGAATTAA
- the spoIID gene encoding stage II sporulation protein D, whose protein sequence is MRNNRKALVLLLVVCLLIFLSVSRNIRKEEEQNRPEGEEEKRKQPVYKTEIIVYDTRNKVIERMDLDEYIVGVVAAEMPASFEMEALKAQAIAARTYALGRALGKYGSGAERHNGAHVCTDPSHCQAYITKDMYQSWYPNSNVDENWAKVERAVYETSGLILTYEGEIINPLYHANSGGMTEDIQEVWSSVGAVPYLRSVYSEGESDYSSYEKKVVLTGEEIREKLMKAYPDIVFLGPVSEDVEVVQYTNSQRAKEIRVGSITIPGTKFRELFSLASTIMEINFIEEDVMEVTTYGFGHGVGMSQCGANELAQKGKDYEYILKYYYTGVEVEPISEEIVAALNSG, encoded by the coding sequence ATGAGAAATAACAGAAAGGCACTGGTGCTGCTTTTGGTTGTATGCCTGCTTATTTTTTTATCAGTTTCAAGGAATATAAGGAAGGAAGAAGAGCAGAACAGACCCGAAGGAGAAGAGGAAAAACGGAAACAGCCTGTGTACAAAACTGAGATTATAGTTTATGACACGCGAAATAAAGTTATTGAACGAATGGATCTGGATGAATATATAGTCGGGGTTGTGGCGGCGGAAATGCCGGCAAGTTTTGAAATGGAAGCGTTGAAGGCGCAGGCAATAGCGGCAAGAACATATGCCCTCGGAAGGGCGCTGGGCAAATACGGAAGCGGAGCCGAAAGACACAACGGAGCGCATGTATGCACCGATCCGTCCCATTGCCAGGCTTATATTACAAAAGACATGTACCAGTCCTGGTATCCCAATTCCAATGTGGATGAGAACTGGGCGAAGGTCGAAAGGGCGGTGTATGAAACAAGCGGTTTAATACTTACTTATGAAGGAGAAATAATCAACCCTCTTTATCATGCTAACAGCGGGGGGATGACGGAAGACATACAGGAGGTCTGGAGTTCGGTAGGGGCGGTTCCGTATCTTAGAAGCGTATACAGCGAAGGGGAGTCCGACTATTCCAGTTATGAAAAGAAAGTGGTTTTGACCGGCGAAGAAATCCGGGAGAAGCTTATGAAGGCCTATCCCGATATTGTGTTTTTGGGGCCTGTATCCGAAGACGTCGAAGTGGTCCAGTATACCAACAGCCAGAGGGCAAAGGAAATAAGGGTGGGCAGCATTACAATACCCGGAACGAAGTTCAGGGAACTGTTTTCGCTGGCATCCACGATAATGGAGATAAATTTTATCGAAGAGGATGTAATGGAGGTAACGACGTACGGTTTCGGCCACGGCGTCGGAATGAGCCAGTGCGGTGCAAATGAACTGGCGCAGAAAGGAAAGGACTATGAGTACATACTTAAATACTACTATACAGGAGTTGAGGTTGAGCCCATTTCTGAAGAGATAGTGGCGGCATTAAACAGCGGATGA
- a CDS encoding anaerobic ribonucleoside triphosphate reductase: MITKIRKRDGREVPFNIEKIINAIYKATRAAGEENYEKAVELAEKVTERLNKDPDKKIPGVEEIQDVVERVLIEDGLAKTAKEYILYRAERTRVREMNTRLMKIYEELTFKESKDNDLKRENANIDGDTAMGTMLKYGSEGAKQFCEMFILKPEHAKAHKEGDIHIHDLDFLTLTTTCCQIDIIKLFKNGFSTGHGHLREPNDIHSYSALACIAIQSNQNDQHGGQSIPNFDYGMAPGVAKTYARLYRQNLAKALELLAGVDDAATLVSEISGKIEKEYNLRPKLNADEEYLTLEKEHLAGYIKDLGIITKAQEFANQKAYAETDRSTYQAMEAFIHNLNTMHSRAGAQVPFSSINYGTDISPEGRMVIRNLLLATEAGLGNGETPIFPVQIFKVKEGVNYNPGDPNYDMFKLACRVSAKRLFPNFSFIDAPFNLKYYKPGHPETEIAYMGCRTRVIGNVYDPSREIVYGRGNLSFTTINLPRIALKSNKDIELFFSELDSKIDLVIDQLLERFEIQARKKVKNFPFLMGQGVWIDSEKLGWEDEIREVLKHGTLTTGFIGLAECLKALTGKHHGESDEAQRLGLKIVGHMRKRMDEASKKYNMNFTLIATPAEGLAGRFVKLDRQIFGVIEGVTDREYYTNSFHVPVYYEINAFDKIRIEAPYHELTNAGHITYVEVDGDPTQNLEAFEKIIRAMKEAGIGYGSINHPVDRDPVCGYTGIIGNTCPNCGREERDIKFERIRRITGYLVGTLDRFNDAKRAEERDRVKHMSFKV, translated from the coding sequence ATGATTACGAAAATCAGGAAAAGGGACGGAAGAGAAGTACCTTTCAACATTGAAAAAATAATAAATGCGATATACAAAGCAACCCGGGCCGCAGGAGAGGAAAACTATGAAAAGGCTGTGGAGCTGGCAGAAAAGGTGACCGAACGGCTCAATAAAGATCCTGACAAAAAGATTCCCGGTGTGGAAGAAATCCAGGACGTTGTTGAAAGGGTTCTTATTGAAGATGGACTTGCGAAAACCGCCAAGGAGTACATATTATACCGCGCAGAACGTACACGTGTCAGAGAAATGAATACAAGACTGATGAAAATATACGAAGAGTTAACTTTTAAAGAATCAAAGGACAATGACCTGAAGAGGGAAAATGCGAACATCGACGGTGACACGGCGATGGGAACCATGCTGAAGTACGGTTCCGAAGGCGCGAAACAGTTCTGCGAAATGTTCATATTAAAACCCGAGCATGCAAAGGCCCATAAGGAAGGCGACATTCACATACACGATCTGGATTTTCTTACGCTTACAACAACCTGCTGCCAGATTGATATTATCAAGCTTTTCAAAAACGGATTCAGCACAGGGCACGGGCATCTCAGAGAACCAAACGACATTCACAGCTATTCGGCCCTCGCGTGCATAGCCATTCAGTCAAACCAGAATGACCAGCATGGAGGGCAGAGCATACCCAACTTTGATTACGGTATGGCTCCGGGGGTTGCCAAAACATACGCAAGGCTGTACAGACAGAACCTGGCTAAAGCCCTGGAACTGCTGGCAGGAGTTGATGATGCTGCGACACTTGTAAGCGAAATTTCAGGGAAAATTGAAAAGGAATACAATTTACGCCCTAAGTTAAACGCGGATGAAGAATATTTAACGCTTGAAAAGGAACATCTGGCGGGATATATAAAGGACTTAGGTATAATCACAAAGGCGCAGGAATTTGCGAACCAAAAAGCATATGCCGAAACCGACAGGAGTACATACCAGGCAATGGAGGCCTTTATTCACAACCTGAATACAATGCACAGCCGTGCGGGAGCGCAGGTACCGTTCAGTTCGATAAATTACGGCACCGATATTTCACCTGAGGGAAGGATGGTCATCAGAAATCTTCTTCTTGCCACCGAAGCGGGGCTCGGCAACGGAGAAACGCCCATTTTCCCGGTGCAGATTTTCAAGGTTAAGGAAGGCGTAAACTATAACCCCGGCGATCCGAACTATGACATGTTCAAGCTTGCCTGCAGGGTAAGTGCGAAAAGGCTGTTCCCGAATTTTTCGTTCATCGACGCGCCGTTTAATCTGAAATATTACAAGCCCGGCCATCCTGAAACCGAGATAGCGTACATGGGCTGCAGGACAAGGGTGATAGGAAATGTGTATGATCCTTCCAGGGAAATAGTTTACGGAAGAGGGAATTTGAGCTTTACAACAATAAACCTGCCGAGAATAGCATTAAAAAGCAATAAGGACATTGAGCTGTTTTTCAGCGAACTGGATAGCAAAATAGACCTGGTAATAGACCAGCTTCTGGAAAGATTTGAAATACAGGCGCGTAAGAAGGTTAAAAATTTCCCGTTTCTGATGGGCCAGGGTGTATGGATTGATTCTGAAAAGCTTGGCTGGGAGGATGAAATAAGGGAGGTTCTGAAACATGGAACCCTTACGACAGGTTTTATAGGCCTGGCGGAATGCCTGAAAGCCTTAACGGGCAAACATCACGGCGAATCCGACGAAGCCCAGCGGCTTGGCCTGAAAATCGTGGGGCATATGCGGAAACGAATGGACGAGGCGAGCAAAAAATACAATATGAATTTTACTCTTATTGCAACTCCGGCAGAGGGTCTGGCGGGAAGGTTTGTAAAACTGGACAGGCAGATTTTCGGCGTAATAGAAGGTGTAACCGACAGGGAATATTATACAAACAGCTTTCATGTTCCGGTGTATTATGAAATAAACGCCTTTGATAAAATACGGATTGAAGCGCCTTATCACGAGCTTACCAATGCCGGGCATATCACGTACGTGGAGGTTGACGGCGATCCCACGCAGAACCTTGAGGCCTTTGAGAAAATCATCAGGGCAATGAAGGAAGCAGGAATAGGCTACGGCTCGATAAATCATCCGGTGGACAGGGATCCTGTGTGCGGATATACCGGAATTATCGGGAATACATGCCCCAACTGCGGAAGGGAAGAAAGAGACATTAAGTTTGAAAGGATTCGCCGAATTACAGGTTACCTTGTAGGTACCCTGGACAGGTTTAACGACGCGAAAAGGGCAGAGGAACGGGACAGGGTAAAACATATGTCCTTCAAAGTCTGA
- the nrdG gene encoding anaerobic ribonucleoside-triphosphate reductase activating protein, translating into MNTCLRIAGIIRESIVDGPGIRMVVFAQGCKHKCPGCHNPETHSFDGGTLVTINSVIELAKKNPLLDGITFSGGEPFEQAEAFAALAREAKKLNLNIMTYTGYTYEYILANASRYRGWGELLDETDILVDGRFELEKRNLLLNFRGSENQRIIDVKRSKAENAVVVIDL; encoded by the coding sequence ATGAATACATGTCTGAGAATTGCAGGAATTATAAGGGAGTCAATAGTTGACGGGCCGGGAATACGGATGGTGGTGTTTGCCCAAGGGTGTAAACATAAATGCCCCGGCTGTCATAACCCCGAAACCCACTCTTTTGACGGTGGTACGTTGGTAACCATTAATTCGGTGATAGAACTTGCGAAAAAAAATCCTCTGCTGGACGGGATTACGTTCAGCGGAGGAGAGCCCTTTGAACAGGCTGAAGCGTTTGCCGCCCTTGCCCGGGAGGCCAAAAAGCTTAACCTTAATATAATGACCTATACGGGTTACACCTACGAGTATATTCTTGCGAATGCATCCCGGTACAGGGGATGGGGTGAATTGCTCGATGAAACCGATATACTTGTGGACGGAAGATTTGAACTGGAAAAAAGAAATTTGCTTTTAAATTTTCGCGGTTCGGAAAATCAGAGAATAATCGACGTAAAAAGGTCAAAAGCCGAAAACGCCGTTGTTGTTATTGATTTATAA
- a CDS encoding GNAT family N-acetyltransferase translates to MQIREARKGDLDGLQELYLHLHETGKLPETPELISLWNEILADENYHILVAEVEGRIVSSVTLVVIKNLTRGMRPYALIENVVTHKDYRRRGYATALMDKAVDIARDSGCYKVMLLTGAKDENTLRFYEKCGFNSKDKTAFIKWI, encoded by the coding sequence GTGCAAATTCGGGAAGCGAGGAAAGGCGATCTTGACGGGTTGCAGGAGCTCTACCTGCATCTGCACGAAACCGGAAAACTGCCTGAAACGCCGGAGCTTATTTCGCTATGGAATGAAATTCTTGCCGATGAAAACTATCATATTTTGGTCGCCGAGGTTGAAGGCAGAATTGTATCCAGTGTAACGCTGGTGGTTATAAAAAACCTTACACGGGGTATGAGACCTTATGCGCTGATTGAAAACGTAGTAACGCATAAGGATTACAGGCGAAGAGGATATGCGACGGCTTTAATGGATAAAGCAGTGGATATCGCCAGAGACAGCGGCTGTTATAAAGTCATGTTACTAACAGGGGCCAAAGATGAAAATACGTTGAGGTTTTATGAAAAATGCGGGTTTAACAGCAAAGACAAAACAGCGTTTATAAAATGGATTTGA
- a CDS encoding O-antigen ligase family protein has translation MSELTGKKDKLKKYRYIPFIIITVLIPLAKYRIRVYHNEEIKKVLLRTQWYDDYYCLIKVLLLYLAVFLMLVAYTFRKNEDKKFPAILYFLIPYNICLLLSVCFSDYKITALFGIVDMYEGGLTQLCYCCILLFSYYLISDPEDMIAIIKMALAASVAVTVPGVLEFSGVLPLEQPNTLSSTIGNSNYVGTYGAVLLPVAVAVVLIEANSVKQVTYFLFFFGSAFFLLSGSASRAGYLAVFATIPFVFAVLRRAAEIRAKWMLAFVLYGLCIFLSMNLYKNGLLWEEIKSMNPFKSEQGQDRLIFKDIKLQGASAAIETNRWFLRIENTGDGFKMYNESGGEIPVQKDENTLKFLDEPYTDITGYVDETTELSWLMLEIEGKDIEFVLIDGKMKVVGYNGQITDIFPVESFGFKGKESFASGRGYIWSRAIPLLKKAAVIGYGPDTFTFIFPQNDIVGKLNYGAIWAIIGKPHNWYLQVALGSGIVSLLCLISIFAWYIIKTLGNIVKALKKGEKSANGDLMTWEIKRELILTTGILVSVMAYLISGLFNDSMVAVSPLFWMLLGFGISLTQRGKDAHPEK, from the coding sequence ATGAGTGAATTGACCGGAAAGAAGGACAAACTGAAGAAATACCGTTATATACCTTTTATAATAATAACAGTCCTTATACCTTTGGCAAAATACCGTATACGGGTTTATCACAATGAAGAAATAAAAAAAGTATTATTGCGCACACAGTGGTATGACGATTATTATTGCCTGATTAAAGTGCTTTTACTTTACCTTGCGGTTTTCCTGATGCTTGTTGCGTATACTTTCAGAAAAAATGAGGACAAAAAATTCCCTGCAATACTGTATTTTCTCATTCCCTATAATATCTGTCTGCTGCTGTCGGTGTGTTTTTCGGATTATAAGATTACGGCTTTGTTCGGTATTGTGGATATGTATGAAGGAGGGCTTACCCAGCTTTGCTACTGTTGTATTCTGCTTTTTTCCTATTATCTGATTTCGGATCCCGAAGACATGATTGCGATAATTAAAATGGCGCTGGCAGCCTCAGTTGCGGTTACGGTTCCCGGTGTACTGGAGTTTTCCGGCGTTTTGCCGCTTGAACAGCCGAACACGCTATCTTCGACAATAGGCAATTCAAACTACGTTGGCACATATGGAGCCGTATTGTTGCCTGTTGCCGTTGCAGTGGTGCTTATTGAGGCAAATTCTGTGAAGCAAGTTACATATTTTTTATTCTTTTTCGGTTCGGCCTTTTTTTTACTCTCGGGTTCCGCGTCCAGGGCCGGGTATCTTGCCGTTTTTGCAACCATTCCGTTCGTTTTCGCTGTTTTGCGTAGGGCGGCAGAGATCCGGGCCAAATGGATGCTTGCATTTGTTCTGTATGGGCTTTGCATATTTTTGTCAATGAATTTATACAAAAACGGGTTGCTATGGGAAGAAATAAAAAGCATGAACCCGTTCAAATCCGAACAGGGACAGGACAGGCTGATTTTTAAGGATATTAAACTGCAGGGGGCGTCCGCCGCGATAGAAACCAACCGCTGGTTTCTCCGGATTGAAAATACCGGCGACGGATTTAAAATGTATAATGAAAGTGGCGGGGAAATTCCGGTACAGAAGGATGAAAATACGCTTAAATTCCTGGATGAGCCCTATACAGATATAACGGGATATGTGGATGAAACAACGGAACTATCGTGGCTGATGCTTGAAATTGAAGGCAAGGACATTGAGTTTGTACTGATTGACGGCAAAATGAAAGTCGTGGGTTACAACGGACAAATTACCGATATTTTTCCCGTTGAATCCTTTGGGTTTAAAGGTAAGGAATCCTTTGCTTCGGGGAGAGGCTATATATGGTCAAGGGCGATACCCCTCTTGAAAAAGGCAGCCGTTATTGGCTACGGCCCCGATACGTTTACATTTATTTTCCCGCAGAACGATATAGTCGGGAAGCTTAATTACGGGGCAATCTGGGCAATCATTGGAAAACCCCATAACTGGTATTTGCAAGTAGCTTTGGGATCAGGGATTGTCTCGCTGCTATGCCTGATTTCAATTTTCGCATGGTATATCATAAAGACTCTCGGCAATATTGTAAAAGCCCTAAAAAAGGGAGAAAAAAGTGCGAACGGTGATTTAATGACATGGGAAATAAAGCGGGAACTGATTTTGACCACGGGAATTCTTGTATCGGTAATGGCCTATCTTATAAGCGGGTTGTTTAATGACAGTATGGTTGCAGTATCCCCGCTGTTTTGGATGCTGCTTGGTTTCGGAATTTCCCTTACTCAGAGGGGAAAAGATGCTCACCCGGAAAAATGA